A region from the Dendropsophus ebraccatus isolate aDenEbr1 chromosome 1, aDenEbr1.pat, whole genome shotgun sequence genome encodes:
- the NEFL gene encoding neurofilament light polypeptide produces the protein MRWRELQAAGTMSSYSYEPYYTSYKRRVVESSPRVHIRSSYVSPSRSSYSPGISSVRRTYASSSSSSSAVDSLDLTQVAAISSDLKIVRTQEKAQLQDLNDRFANFIERVHELEKRNKVLEAELLLLRQKHSEPSRLRDLYEHEVRELRIAHEEAVGDRQSLRNERERLEEALRALQGRYEEEALSREDAEARLMEIRKEADMTTLARAELEKRMDSLLDEIAFLKKVHEEELAQLQSQVQYAQISLEVDVSKPDLSSALRDIRGQYEKLAAKNMQSAEEWFKSRFTVLTQSAARNTDAVRVAKDEVSESRRLLKAKALEIDACRGVNEALQRQIQELDDKQSQEVQGMQDAINKLEDELRNTKSEMARYLKEYQDLLNVKMALDIEIAAYRKLLEGEETRLSFSGVGAITSGYTQSAPVFGRSAYSLQSSSYISTRSFPTYYASHVQEEQLDVEETIESSRAEDAKATPPEEEEEEGEGEEEAAEEEDGEGGEEAEGEGEGEEEGEGEEEGEEEKEEGEEDAAEEGGEEEKEEAAEEKPKAKK, from the exons ATGCGCTGGAGAGAGTTGCAGGCAGCCGGCACCATGAGCTCCTACAGCTACGAGCCGTATTACACCTCGTATAAGCGCAGGGTGGTGGAGAGCAGCCCCAGGGTGCACATCCGGAGCAGCTATGTGTCCCCCagcaggagcagctactccccgGGCATCTCCAGTGTGCGCCGGACTtatgcctcatcttcctcttcttcctccgccGTGGACTCCCTGGACCTTACCCAAGTGGCGGCCATCAGCAGCGACCTGAAAATAGTGCGCACCCAGGAAAAGGCGCAGCTGCAGGACCTCAACGACCGCTTCGCCAACTTCATCGAGCGGGTGCACGAGCTGGAGAAGcgcaacaaggtgctggaagccgagctgctgctgctgcgccagaAGCACAGCGAGCCGTCCCGACTGCGCGACCTCTACGAGCACGAGGTGCGCGAGTTACGCATCGCGCACGAGGAAGCGGTGGGCGACCGCCAGAGCCTGCGCAATGAGCGCGAGCGGCTGGAGGAAGCGCTGCGGGCGCTGCAGGGGCGCTACGAGGAGGAAGCGCTCAGCAGGGAGGACGCCGAGGCCAGGCTGATGGAGATCAGGAAGGAGGCCGACATGACCACCCTGGCCAGGGCAGAACTGGAGAAGAGGATGGACAGCCTGCTGGACGAGATAGCCTTCCTGAAGAAGGTGCACGAGGAGGAACTGGCGCAGCTGCAGTCCCAGGTCCAGTACGCCCAGATCTCCCTGGAGGTGGATGTGTCCAAGCCGGACCTGAGCTCGGCGCTGCGCGACATCCGCGGCCAGTACGAGAAGCTGGCGGCCAAGAACATGCAGTCCGCGGAGGAGTGGTTCAAGTCCCGCTTCACGGTGCTGACGCAGAGCGCGGCGCGGAACACGGACGCGGTGCGCGTGGCCAAGGACGAGGTGTCCGAGAGCCGGCGGCTGCTCAAAGCCAAAGCCCTGGAGATCGATGCCTGCCGGGGGGTGAATGAAGCGCTGCAGCGGCAGATCCAGGAGCTGGACGACAAGCAGAGCCAGGAGGTCCAAGGCATGCAG GACGCCATTAACAAATTAGAGGATGAGTTGCGGAATACAAAGAGTGAAATGGCGAGATACCTGAAAGAGTACCAGGACTTGCTGAACGTCAAGATGGCGCTGGACATAGAGATTGCTGCCTACAG AAAGTTACTGGAGGGAGAAGAGACCAGGTTGAGCTTCTCCGGTGTCGGAGCCATCACGAGTGGATACACACAAAGCGCTCCTGTATTTGGTCGATCAGCCTACAGTCTGCAGAGCAGTTCATACATCTCGACACGCTCCTTCCCCACCTACTATGCCAGTCATGTGCAAGAAGAACAGCTGGATGTAGAAGAGACCATTGAATCCTCTAGAGCAGAGGACGCCAAAGCAACCCctccagaagaagaagaagaagagggtgaaggagaagaagaggctgcagaagaggaggacggagagggaggagaagaggCAGAAGGAGAGG gtgaaggagaagaagaaggtgaaggagaagaagagggagaagaggaaaaagaagaaggagaagaagatgcagctgaggaaggaggagaagaagaaaaagaggaagCTGCAGAGGAAAAACCCAAAGCTAAAAAATAG